A portion of the Faecalibacterium sp. I3-3-89 genome contains these proteins:
- the serS gene encoding serine--tRNA ligase: protein MLDIKFVRDNPDAVKENIKKKFQDAKLPLVDEVIEKDAKYRECLKEVEALKAARNKLSKANGPLFGQLKKCDDEAKKAELQAQIDANNAAVKADADKMAELEAEEAKLSARIQEIMYTIPQMIDPSVPIGPDDTYNVEAQRFGEPVVPDFPIPYHTEIMESFDGIDMDAAGRVAGNGFYYLLGNIARLHEAVLAYARDFMIDKGFTYVIPPFMMHGNVVQGVMSFPEMDAMMYKIEGEDLYLIGTSEHTMIGRFIDETLDEATLPLTLTSYSPCFRKEKGAHGIEERGIYRIHQFEKQEMIVVCRPEESADWYEKLWKNSVELFRNMEIPVRQLNCCSGDLADLKVKSCDIEAWSPRQQKYFEVCSCSNLGDAQARRLHIRVKGKDGKTYLAHTLNNTCVAPPRMLIAFLENHLQADGSVTIPKVLQPYMGGLEVMVPVHKK, encoded by the coding sequence ATGCTTGACATCAAATTTGTCCGCGACAACCCGGATGCGGTCAAGGAAAACATCAAGAAGAAATTTCAGGATGCAAAGCTCCCCCTCGTTGACGAGGTCATCGAGAAGGACGCCAAGTACCGTGAGTGCCTGAAGGAAGTGGAAGCCCTCAAGGCCGCCCGCAACAAGCTGAGCAAGGCCAACGGCCCCCTGTTCGGTCAGCTGAAGAAGTGCGACGACGAGGCCAAGAAGGCGGAGCTGCAGGCCCAGATCGACGCCAACAACGCCGCCGTCAAGGCAGACGCCGACAAGATGGCAGAGCTGGAAGCCGAGGAGGCCAAGCTCTCCGCACGCATTCAGGAGATCATGTACACCATCCCCCAGATGATCGACCCCAGCGTGCCCATCGGCCCGGACGACACCTACAACGTCGAGGCACAGCGCTTCGGTGAGCCTGTCGTGCCCGATTTCCCCATCCCGTACCACACCGAGATCATGGAGAGCTTCGACGGCATCGATATGGACGCCGCAGGCCGCGTGGCCGGTAATGGCTTCTACTACCTGCTGGGCAACATCGCCCGCCTGCACGAGGCTGTTCTGGCCTATGCCCGCGACTTCATGATCGACAAGGGCTTCACCTATGTCATCCCTCCCTTCATGATGCACGGCAACGTGGTGCAGGGCGTCATGTCTTTCCCGGAAATGGACGCTATGATGTATAAAATCGAGGGCGAAGACCTCTACCTCATCGGCACCAGCGAGCACACCATGATCGGCCGCTTCATCGATGAGACTCTGGACGAGGCCACTCTGCCCCTGACCCTGACCTCCTACAGCCCCTGCTTCCGCAAGGAGAAGGGCGCACACGGCATTGAGGAGCGCGGCATCTACCGCATCCACCAGTTCGAGAAGCAGGAGATGATCGTCGTCTGCCGCCCCGAGGAGAGCGCCGACTGGTATGAGAAGCTCTGGAAGAACTCCGTCGAGCTGTTCCGCAATATGGAGATCCCCGTCCGTCAGCTGAACTGCTGCTCCGGCGACCTCGCCGACCTGAAGGTCAAGAGCTGCGACATCGAGGCTTGGAGCCCCCGTCAGCAGAAGTATTTCGAGGTCTGCTCCTGCTCCAATCTGGGCGATGCACAGGCACGCCGCCTGCACATCCGCGTCAAGGGCAAGGACGGCAAGACCTATCTGGCCCACACCCTGAACAACACCTGCGTGGCTCCTCCGCGTATGCTCATCGCATTCCTCGAGAATCATCTGCAGGCCGACGGCAGCGTCACCATCCCCAAGGTGCTGCAGCCCTACATGGGCGGCCTCGAGGTCATGGTTCCCGTCCATAAGAAGTAA
- a CDS encoding HAD family hydrolase produces the protein MIKTILFDLDGTLLNTIDDLADAANWVCTQHGWPTFPVETYKHFVGNGIPKLVERFSPAEARTPERLAATLAEFSARYDAHKEDKTAPYPGIPELLAALKAEGIQTAVFSNKADAFCGKIIEHYFGPGSFSLVRGSRPGVPTKPDPAGVYSLMADLGAAPESTLFVGDSDVDILTGHNAGLPALGVLWGFRGEAELTAAGADALAAKPEDILAYLRCEKH, from the coding sequence ACCCTTTTAAACACCATCGACGACCTCGCCGACGCCGCCAACTGGGTTTGCACCCAGCACGGCTGGCCCACCTTTCCGGTGGAGACCTACAAGCATTTTGTCGGCAACGGCATCCCCAAGCTGGTGGAGCGCTTTTCCCCCGCTGAGGCCCGGACGCCGGAGCGGCTGGCCGCGACGCTGGCCGAGTTCTCGGCCCGGTACGACGCCCACAAGGAGGATAAGACCGCCCCTTACCCCGGCATCCCCGAGCTTCTAGCCGCGCTGAAGGCCGAGGGCATCCAGACCGCCGTCTTTTCCAACAAAGCGGACGCTTTTTGTGGAAAGATCATCGAGCACTACTTCGGCCCGGGCAGCTTTTCGCTGGTGCGGGGCAGCCGTCCCGGTGTGCCCACCAAGCCCGACCCGGCCGGTGTCTACTCCCTGATGGCAGACCTCGGCGCAGCGCCGGAGAGCACCCTCTTTGTGGGCGACAGCGATGTGGACATCCTCACCGGGCACAATGCCGGTCTGCCCGCTCTGGGCGTTCTCTGGGGCTTCCGAGGCGAGGCGGAGCTTACCGCGGCCGGTGCGGACGCGCTGGCCGCGAAGCCGGAGGATATTCTGGCCTATCTGCGCTGCGAAAAACACTGA